In one Chitinophaga sancti genomic region, the following are encoded:
- a CDS encoding ABC transporter permease has translation MIKRFLKKYSILNIFGLAIGIICAGVIFLWVEDEVQFDSVNQKKDRLYAVLGKWDYDKYIQTFWSSSGALAPAMKADIPGVANTFRMTEGWAPPLISYGDKSVYVAGRYADPSVFNMLTIPFVAGGTFNELHSIVITEKLAKKVFGEEKNVVGKSLKMDNKDAYVVSGVIKDWPSNVTIRPEWIAPFEVVEKSNAFYSNWGSNSLTTVVELAPNANLDAVNKQLYNFVQQHLPTAVNHAFLHPMTKWRLYSDFDNGKPSGGRIQYVRMFTLIAWIILFIACINFMNLATAASEKRAREVGVRKVMGASKRGLILRFMGEAIITTAIACVLALVMIWTLLPYCNLILEKELSINILAPAHVAALLGIVLICGLVAGSYPALYLSSFNPVSVLKGNKRATGSAAWIRKGLVILQFTVSIVLIISTIIIYQQVSHVKGRDMGFDKRNVVGMNITKEVVQSFPVIKQDLLNTGVVEAVAMADHATIYGGNNTDDIGWEGKSPTQKVLISVRSVSAEYLSTMKMQFKEGRDFRAGDSVNVIITESTAKLLGQGSVIGKSMIVPWEVNGKAVERPFPIVGVVKDYLYGDMYGSPDPVVFFCIPTAANILYMRLKVDVAPEKALAKVGAVMEKDNPAYPFDYIVMENQFNELFTSETLINRLATVFAVIAILISCLGLFGLATYMAERRTREVGIRKVLGASTAGITTLLSKDFLKLVGIAVVLAFPLAWYAMSTWLQQYTYRVDIHWWVFVLAGGMAMIISLFTISFQSIRAALMDPVKSLRAE, from the coding sequence ATGATCAAGCGTTTTCTTAAAAAGTACAGCATTCTCAACATCTTCGGATTAGCGATCGGTATCATCTGTGCCGGCGTGATCTTTTTGTGGGTAGAAGATGAAGTTCAGTTTGATAGTGTGAACCAGAAGAAAGACAGGCTGTATGCGGTGTTAGGCAAGTGGGATTATGATAAGTATATACAAACGTTCTGGTCGTCATCCGGCGCACTGGCACCTGCTATGAAAGCGGATATCCCGGGCGTGGCCAATACATTCCGTATGACGGAAGGATGGGCACCTCCATTGATCTCTTATGGGGATAAGTCAGTGTATGTTGCCGGCAGGTATGCAGATCCTTCGGTCTTTAACATGCTCACTATTCCCTTCGTAGCCGGTGGTACTTTTAATGAATTGCATTCTATTGTGATCACGGAGAAGTTGGCGAAGAAGGTGTTTGGTGAGGAAAAGAACGTTGTCGGGAAGTCACTGAAAATGGATAATAAGGATGCGTATGTAGTGAGTGGTGTGATCAAAGACTGGCCATCGAATGTAACCATCAGACCTGAGTGGATCGCACCATTCGAAGTGGTCGAAAAATCAAATGCTTTCTATAGCAACTGGGGTTCCAATTCCCTGACCACGGTAGTGGAGCTGGCACCCAATGCAAACCTGGATGCCGTCAATAAGCAGCTTTATAACTTTGTGCAGCAGCATTTACCAACAGCGGTGAATCATGCGTTTCTGCATCCTATGACTAAGTGGCGTTTGTATAGTGATTTTGATAATGGTAAACCATCAGGCGGTAGAATTCAGTATGTAAGAATGTTCACCCTGATTGCCTGGATCATACTCTTTATTGCCTGTATCAATTTCATGAACCTGGCTACTGCTGCCAGTGAAAAACGTGCGAGAGAAGTGGGGGTACGCAAAGTAATGGGCGCTTCCAAACGCGGACTGATACTACGATTCATGGGCGAGGCGATTATTACAACTGCTATAGCATGCGTGCTGGCTCTGGTGATGATCTGGACATTATTGCCCTATTGTAACCTGATCTTAGAAAAAGAATTATCGATCAATATACTGGCCCCTGCGCATGTAGCGGCCTTGTTGGGCATCGTCCTGATCTGTGGCCTGGTGGCGGGTAGTTATCCTGCATTATACCTGTCTTCATTCAATCCTGTATCAGTATTAAAAGGGAATAAACGTGCTACAGGCAGTGCGGCATGGATCCGGAAAGGCCTGGTAATATTGCAATTCACCGTATCTATTGTGTTGATCATTTCAACTATTATCATTTATCAGCAGGTCAGTCATGTGAAAGGACGTGATATGGGTTTTGATAAAAGAAATGTCGTGGGTATGAATATCACGAAAGAGGTCGTACAAAGTTTCCCGGTGATCAAACAGGATCTGTTGAATACGGGTGTGGTAGAGGCTGTGGCGATGGCAGATCATGCTACCATTTATGGGGGTAACAATACAGACGATATAGGCTGGGAAGGAAAATCCCCGACGCAGAAGGTGTTGATCTCTGTACGTTCGGTGAGTGCGGAGTACCTGTCTACGATGAAGATGCAGTTTAAGGAAGGGCGGGATTTCCGGGCGGGTGATAGTGTGAATGTGATCATCACAGAATCAACTGCAAAACTGTTAGGGCAGGGGAGTGTAATTGGTAAGAGCATGATCGTGCCCTGGGAGGTGAATGGTAAAGCAGTGGAACGTCCGTTTCCGATAGTAGGGGTGGTGAAAGATTACCTGTATGGTGATATGTATGGTTCTCCTGACCCGGTTGTATTCTTCTGTATACCTACTGCTGCCAATATCCTGTATATGCGTTTGAAGGTAGATGTAGCGCCGGAAAAGGCATTGGCAAAGGTGGGTGCAGTGATGGAAAAAGATAACCCTGCTTATCCATTTGATTATATCGTGATGGAAAATCAGTTCAACGAGCTCTTTACGAGTGAGACACTGATCAACCGCTTAGCGACTGTATTTGCTGTGATTGCAATATTGATTTCCTGCCTGGGACTATTTGGCCTGGCTACTTATATGGCGGAGCGTCGTACCCGCGAAGTGGGCATCCGCAAGGTATTGGGGGCGAGTACAGCAGGCATCACCACATTATTATCCAAAGACTTTTTGAAACTGGTGGGAATAGCGGTAGTGCTGGCATTTCCGCTGGCATGGTATGCAATGTCTACATGGTTGCAGCAGTATACTTACAGGGTGGATATACACTGGTGGGTCTTTGTGCTGGCAGGTGGCATGGCTATGATTATCTCTTTATTTACGATTAGTTTTCAATCAATCAGAGCTGCGCTAATGGACCCTGTAAAGAGTTTAAGAGCAGAATAG
- a CDS encoding alpha-2-macroglobulin family protein has translation MAQFNYDNHWKKVQDLDNKGLPKSALEEVNVIYRNALQQKNEGQLLKTLIFRIKYVNSKNENPATDDNLKVVDEQNVVFTPAVRAILQSMRAELLYHYLENNRSQLYSRTAIEGDTSADVSTWTSDRLNKEIAAAYVSSLADAELLKKVNVKDYEVIITKGEHTENLRPTLYDLLAHRALDYFKSGEYNYRQAAKQFELLDPAAFAPAATFAAHKFATADTSSYQYRALLLIQDLLRFHAQDSRAALLDVDLDRIQYMNNVAVMPDKQVLYIKQLEQMQQTYAGEKDATQLMYLLAIHYKQIGDGKENNGDLTPAAAMKKAVALCEQAIKQAPASGGANSCKALLQSIKTKSMQVTTEQVNLPDEPFRALINYKNVNKLYFRVAKIDEAFRTRLKAQLASNEGYEERNKKYWNMILGKKADRTWELALPGTDDYREHAAEAKVDALPTGLYMLVASTNSTFTKEENIIALQFMHVSDLSYIARTAATRGVGKELYVLHRKTGSPLQGVKFNVYTMQSNGKYKITQTTLSQKDGSVELKSEPQYNTTRYELILNADTLAPDDENYLYSYDYYHNTSATPDHQSFLFTDRGIYRPGQLVYFKGIVVGLGKVESDKNVLANYKVNVSLIDHNGQKVDSMEMTTNEYGSYSGKFRLPENQLNGVFRIDESNNGGSVSFSVEEYKRPKFYVDFDTLKGSYRLNDTITVRGKALAYAGSNIDGAKVTYRVMRQARFPYWWWSRKVPSYSPPRQIATGTTETAADGSFTVNFPALPDLGIAASQKPVFTYSIEADITDVNGETRSGNQSVSVGYQAMEITIGLNDRVLIDDLKKVEITTENLNGVFEPADVTVVLKPLQHPGRLLRERFWDAPDQFILSREEYEKSFPHDIYSDEDDENTWKRGNAIVNKQVKTTVSTQVALDAKSLAAGWYELEVSTTDKFGEKVVQKKIVELVDANAKNVSYPVYSWSYSNSKTLKPGETAHFLLGSSAADLNVIETTGSNQHPASNSVFAFGNGVTDRKYDVQESDRGNVIVQYAFVKENRVYTEERTITVPWSNKELEVSIQSHRDKILPGAKEEWRVQIKGEKRDKVGAELLAAMYDASLDAFKANQWTVPDLYPNYSRRESWEGQGNFKQVAAEVYTFILDKSSYEENTVSYDALNWFNALDYGVTVINFGEGNGVQPVKLTGFGMGRFARVLYERAPGVRMSMAKPVKGGMPAPAPVAAMAMADGAVPQLEMRAKKEDMKLEKASGLLAPAEPAGGSGAEKPQEKVAPRTNFNETAFFFPDLHTDDKGNITFSFTVPEALTRWRFMSLAHTKDAAFGYGESSVMTQKPLMVQPNAPRFMREGDKIIFSAKISNLSDSALTGSAHLELLDAATMKPVDGWFQNVYPAQHFTVAKGQSTAVSFPLEIPYKYGSSLLYRVIATAGQFSDGEENAVPVLTNSMLVTETLPLTMRGDGKKAFTFEKLVKSGASETLQQHALTVEYTGNPTWYAVQALPYLMEFPYECSEQLFNRYYANTLATHIVDKLPGVKAMFEKWKTADTAALLSNLQKNEELKTVLLEETPWVLAAKNEEEQKRNIALLFDLNKMSAEQQKAIEKLRQQQLPNGAFPWFRSMWEDQFITQYILAGVGRLQQVGAANNATADEIVNKGLAYVDKKMDTWYHELKRNKADMNAQHIGYIESHYLYMRTLLKKPLDDKYKESYQFYLAQAKKYWLKQNTYTQAMLAIVLNDQEIIRSLKENATNNQEMGMYWKSVTAGYWWYQAPIETQAMLIEAFEKVAHDSVAVADMKTWLLKNKQTNNWHTTKATADACYAMLLGGSNWLSANPDITIQLGKATVKEEKKEAGTGYFKKQFNKEEVQPAMGKIEVKVDGSNGQPSWGAVYWQYFEQLDKITSAATPMTLQKELFIEKTNDKGPVLTAIQDGNQLKVGDKVKARIVMKVDRDMEYVHLKDMRAACFEPTDVISQSGWQNGVSYYQSTKDASTNFFFSRLPKGTYVFEYSMFVTHNGNFSNGISTAQCMYAPEFSAHSEGIRVKVTE, from the coding sequence ATGGCTCAGTTTAACTATGACAATCACTGGAAGAAAGTCCAGGACTTAGATAACAAAGGCCTCCCCAAATCAGCCCTGGAAGAAGTCAATGTAATCTACAGGAATGCACTGCAACAGAAAAATGAAGGCCAGCTCCTGAAAACGCTGATCTTCCGCATTAAGTACGTAAACTCAAAAAACGAGAATCCAGCTACCGACGATAACCTCAAGGTGGTCGATGAACAAAATGTTGTGTTTACCCCGGCAGTCCGCGCCATCCTGCAAAGCATGCGGGCGGAATTGCTCTATCATTACCTGGAAAATAACAGGAGCCAGCTCTATAGCCGTACTGCTATTGAAGGAGATACTTCTGCAGATGTCAGCACCTGGACCTCAGACCGGCTCAATAAAGAAATTGCTGCCGCCTATGTCTCTTCCCTGGCAGATGCTGAACTGCTCAAAAAAGTGAATGTCAAAGATTATGAGGTGATCATCACTAAAGGCGAGCATACCGAAAATCTGCGCCCTACCTTGTACGACCTGCTGGCACACCGGGCATTAGACTATTTCAAATCAGGTGAGTACAATTACAGGCAGGCAGCCAAACAATTCGAACTGCTGGACCCTGCTGCTTTTGCACCTGCTGCTACTTTTGCAGCACACAAATTTGCAACAGCCGATACCAGTTCTTATCAGTACAGGGCACTGCTGCTGATCCAGGACCTGCTCCGCTTCCATGCACAGGATAGCAGGGCAGCCCTGCTGGATGTAGACCTGGACCGTATTCAGTACATGAACAATGTAGCTGTTATGCCTGACAAACAGGTGCTGTACATCAAACAGCTGGAACAGATGCAGCAAACTTATGCCGGCGAAAAAGATGCCACTCAGCTGATGTACCTGCTGGCCATACATTATAAACAAATAGGAGACGGTAAGGAAAACAATGGAGACCTGACACCCGCTGCCGCTATGAAAAAAGCGGTAGCCCTCTGTGAGCAGGCTATCAAACAAGCGCCTGCTTCAGGTGGTGCTAACTCCTGCAAGGCCCTGTTACAGTCTATAAAGACTAAATCTATGCAGGTAACCACTGAACAGGTGAACCTGCCCGATGAACCTTTCCGTGCACTGATCAACTATAAAAATGTAAATAAACTCTATTTCCGCGTCGCTAAAATTGATGAAGCCTTCCGCACCAGGTTGAAGGCGCAGCTGGCATCAAATGAGGGCTACGAAGAGCGGAATAAGAAATACTGGAACATGATCCTGGGTAAGAAAGCCGACCGTACCTGGGAACTGGCTTTACCGGGTACAGACGACTACCGTGAGCACGCTGCAGAAGCGAAAGTAGATGCCCTGCCTACCGGCTTGTATATGTTAGTCGCCAGCACCAACAGCACTTTTACAAAAGAAGAAAATATCATTGCACTACAGTTCATGCATGTATCTGATTTAAGTTACATTGCCCGTACTGCTGCTACCAGGGGAGTTGGAAAGGAACTGTATGTATTGCACAGGAAAACAGGTAGCCCACTGCAGGGTGTGAAATTCAACGTGTATACCATGCAGAGCAATGGTAAGTATAAAATAACCCAGACTACGCTCTCTCAAAAGGATGGCAGTGTTGAGCTGAAGAGCGAACCCCAGTATAATACAACCAGGTATGAACTGATATTGAATGCTGATACCCTGGCACCAGATGATGAAAATTACCTGTACAGTTACGATTATTACCATAACACTTCAGCTACACCTGATCATCAATCCTTCCTCTTTACGGACAGGGGCATTTACCGCCCCGGTCAGCTTGTATACTTCAAAGGTATTGTAGTAGGCCTCGGCAAGGTTGAGTCAGACAAAAATGTATTGGCTAACTATAAGGTAAACGTAAGCCTGATAGATCATAACGGTCAGAAAGTGGATTCAATGGAAATGACCACCAATGAATATGGTTCTTATTCAGGTAAATTCAGACTGCCGGAAAACCAGTTGAATGGCGTATTCCGGATTGATGAAAGTAATAATGGAGGCAGTGTGTCCTTCAGTGTGGAAGAATACAAACGGCCTAAATTCTATGTTGATTTCGATACGCTGAAAGGTAGTTATCGGTTGAATGATACCATTACTGTTCGCGGTAAAGCACTCGCTTATGCCGGTAGCAATATCGATGGTGCAAAGGTAACTTACCGTGTCATGAGACAGGCCCGTTTCCCTTACTGGTGGTGGTCCAGGAAAGTTCCTTCCTATAGCCCTCCACGTCAGATCGCCACAGGTACTACTGAAACTGCGGCTGATGGCAGTTTCACCGTAAACTTCCCGGCATTGCCTGATCTGGGTATTGCTGCTTCACAAAAGCCAGTCTTTACCTATTCTATCGAGGCGGACATTACTGACGTGAATGGTGAAACCCGTTCAGGTAATCAAAGTGTAAGTGTCGGTTACCAGGCCATGGAAATTACGATTGGATTGAATGATCGTGTATTGATTGATGACCTGAAAAAAGTAGAGATTACTACAGAGAATCTGAATGGTGTATTTGAACCAGCAGACGTAACTGTGGTCCTGAAACCATTGCAACACCCGGGTCGCTTACTGCGTGAACGCTTCTGGGATGCACCAGACCAGTTTATCCTTTCTCGTGAGGAATATGAAAAATCATTCCCGCATGATATTTATAGTGATGAAGATGATGAGAATACATGGAAAAGAGGAAATGCAATTGTCAATAAACAAGTCAAAACAACGGTATCCACACAAGTAGCTTTAGATGCTAAATCCCTTGCTGCCGGATGGTATGAACTGGAGGTAAGTACGACAGATAAATTCGGTGAGAAGGTAGTACAGAAGAAGATTGTTGAGCTGGTGGATGCGAATGCGAAGAATGTGTCTTATCCTGTTTACAGCTGGTCTTATTCTAATTCAAAAACACTGAAACCCGGTGAGACGGCTCATTTCCTGCTGGGATCTTCTGCCGCTGATCTGAATGTGATTGAAACGACTGGATCAAACCAGCATCCTGCATCAAATAGTGTATTTGCATTCGGTAATGGTGTGACTGACAGGAAATATGATGTGCAGGAAAGCGACAGGGGAAATGTAATTGTACAATACGCTTTTGTAAAAGAGAACCGTGTTTATACAGAAGAGAGAACGATCACTGTTCCATGGAGTAATAAGGAGCTGGAAGTAAGCATCCAGTCACATCGCGACAAGATCCTGCCTGGTGCTAAAGAAGAATGGCGTGTACAGATCAAGGGTGAGAAACGCGATAAGGTGGGAGCGGAACTACTGGCTGCTATGTACGATGCATCGCTGGATGCATTCAAGGCAAATCAGTGGACGGTGCCTGATCTCTATCCGAATTATTCAAGGCGGGAAAGCTGGGAAGGACAGGGGAATTTCAAGCAGGTAGCGGCGGAAGTGTACACCTTTATTTTAGACAAATCATCTTATGAGGAGAATACAGTTTCTTATGATGCATTGAACTGGTTTAATGCACTTGATTATGGTGTAACAGTCATCAACTTTGGAGAAGGTAATGGCGTGCAACCAGTGAAGTTGACTGGTTTTGGAATGGGGCGTTTTGCACGTGTTTTATATGAAAGAGCACCGGGAGTAAGAATGTCGATGGCAAAACCTGTTAAAGGTGGTATGCCTGCGCCGGCGCCAGTTGCTGCAATGGCCATGGCGGATGGGGCTGTACCCCAGTTAGAAATGAGAGCGAAGAAGGAGGACATGAAATTAGAAAAAGCTTCTGGTTTGCTGGCCCCTGCTGAACCGGCTGGTGGTTCCGGAGCTGAAAAGCCCCAGGAAAAAGTAGCGCCACGTACCAACTTCAACGAAACTGCTTTCTTCTTCCCTGATCTGCATACAGATGATAAGGGAAACATCACCTTTAGCTTCACCGTTCCTGAAGCACTTACCCGCTGGCGCTTTATGAGCCTTGCGCATACAAAAGATGCTGCATTTGGTTATGGCGAAAGCAGTGTAATGACACAGAAACCACTGATGGTGCAACCCAATGCGCCCCGCTTTATGAGAGAAGGCGATAAGATCATCTTCTCTGCAAAAATCAGTAACCTTTCTGACAGCGCATTGACAGGCAGCGCTCATCTTGAACTCCTGGATGCGGCGACTATGAAACCTGTAGATGGCTGGTTCCAGAATGTATACCCTGCGCAGCACTTCACAGTAGCGAAAGGACAAAGCACCGCAGTGAGCTTCCCCCTGGAGATCCCATATAAATACGGTAGCAGCCTGCTGTACCGTGTTATTGCTACCGCAGGTCAGTTCAGCGATGGTGAAGAAAATGCCGTACCGGTATTGACCAATTCTATGCTGGTGACAGAAACACTGCCACTCACCATGCGTGGTGATGGTAAGAAAGCATTCACTTTCGAAAAATTAGTGAAAAGCGGTGCTTCCGAAACCTTACAGCAACATGCGCTGACTGTTGAATACACAGGTAATCCTACCTGGTATGCAGTACAGGCATTGCCTTACCTCATGGAGTTCCCATATGAGTGTTCCGAACAGTTATTCAACCGTTATTATGCCAATACACTTGCTACGCACATCGTAGATAAGTTACCGGGTGTAAAGGCGATGTTTGAAAAATGGAAGACAGCGGATACTGCTGCCTTGCTGAGCAACCTGCAGAAGAATGAAGAACTGAAAACGGTATTACTGGAAGAAACACCATGGGTATTAGCTGCTAAAAATGAAGAAGAACAGAAACGCAATATTGCCCTGCTTTTCGATCTGAACAAGATGAGTGCGGAACAGCAGAAAGCAATAGAAAAACTGCGTCAGCAACAATTACCGAATGGTGCTTTCCCATGGTTCCGCAGTATGTGGGAAGATCAGTTCATCACCCAGTATATCCTGGCTGGTGTAGGTCGTTTACAACAAGTAGGTGCTGCAAACAATGCAACTGCTGATGAGATTGTGAATAAAGGCCTGGCATACGTAGATAAGAAAATGGACACCTGGTACCATGAGCTGAAACGTAATAAAGCTGATATGAATGCACAGCATATCGGTTACATTGAATCTCACTACCTGTACATGCGTACGCTGCTGAAGAAACCGCTGGACGATAAGTACAAAGAGTCTTATCAGTTCTATCTGGCGCAGGCTAAAAAGTACTGGTTGAAACAAAACACCTATACACAGGCCATGCTGGCGATCGTATTAAATGACCAGGAGATCATCCGTTCATTGAAAGAAAACGCCACTAACAACCAGGAAATGGGGATGTACTGGAAGAGTGTAACAGCCGGCTACTGGTGGTACCAGGCGCCGATTGAAACACAGGCCATGCTCATCGAAGCATTTGAAAAAGTAGCGCATGATTCAGTAGCGGTAGCCGATATGAAAACATGGTTGCTGAAGAATAAACAAACCAATAACTGGCATACGACAAAAGCCACTGCCGATGCTTGTTATGCAATGCTCTTGGGAGGTAGCAACTGGCTGTCTGCAAATCCTGATATTACCATACAGTTAGGTAAAGCCACTGTGAAGGAAGAGAAGAAAGAGGCAGGTACCGGTTATTTCAAGAAGCAGTTCAACAAGGAGGAAGTACAACCTGCAATGGGTAAAATAGAGGTGAAAGTAGATGGCAGTAATGGTCAGCCTTCATGGGGAGCTGTATACTGGCAGTACTTTGAGCAGCTGGATAAAATTACTTCAGCAGCTACACCAATGACCCTGCAGAAAGAGCTCTTCATTGAAAAGACAAATGACAAGGGCCCTGTACTGACAGCGATCCAGGATGGTAATCAACTGAAAGTAGGTGATAAGGTAAAAGCCCGTATCGTGATGAAGGTAGACCGTGATATGGAATACGTACACCTGAAAGATATGCGTGCAGCCTGCTTTGAGCCTACTGATGTTATTAGCCAGAGTGGCTGGCAGAATGGCGTAAGTTATTACCAGAGCACGAAAGATGCATCTACTAATTTCTTCTTCAGCCGTTTACCGAAAGGTACCTATGTGTTTGAATACAGTATGTTCGTAACACACAATGGTAACTTCAGTAATGGTATCAGCACTGCCCAGTGTATGTATGCACCGGAGTTCAGCGCGCATAGTGAAGGGATAAGAGTAAAAGTAACAGAGTAG
- a CDS encoding NAD(P)/FAD-dependent oxidoreductase, whose product MNVDYLVVGQGIAGTMLSYSLMQAGASVLVIDEYKENSSSRVAAGVVNPVSGRRFTVAWLYDEIYPVALRTYREMEGLLGLPVYKERDLWTVLPSEQLRAAFFDRTTGLDYMRLPSSADVARYDKWLDQPFGAAIIKGGTVLLQQLLPIWREYLKKHNSLLEERYQPSQLQAKANGVTYGDIQAKAMIFCDGAQTPLNPWFNAIPFLLNKGEVLTVRVPGFETEDIVKRSISMVPVPGQNDIYWVGATFAWDYPNENPTAEKRIFLESGLRQLLKVPYEVLDHQAAIRPSGTDRRPMLGMHPEMPSLGLFNGLGTKGSSLAPAMAAQMTAHLLRNAPLAADTDIKRFFNRYKD is encoded by the coding sequence ATGAATGTAGATTATCTGGTAGTCGGTCAGGGCATCGCTGGTACGATGCTTAGTTACAGCCTGATGCAGGCTGGAGCTTCTGTACTCGTTATAGACGAATACAAGGAAAACAGTTCTTCCCGCGTGGCAGCAGGTGTGGTGAACCCGGTATCGGGCAGACGTTTTACGGTGGCATGGTTGTATGATGAGATCTATCCGGTAGCCTTGCGTACCTATCGTGAAATGGAAGGTTTGCTGGGTTTACCTGTATATAAAGAGCGGGATCTGTGGACGGTATTGCCGTCAGAGCAGTTGAGAGCGGCATTCTTTGACAGAACGACAGGGCTGGATTATATGCGCCTTCCATCAAGCGCTGATGTGGCCCGTTATGATAAATGGCTGGATCAACCTTTTGGTGCTGCCATTATAAAGGGGGGAACCGTATTGCTGCAGCAATTGCTGCCAATCTGGAGAGAATACCTGAAAAAACATAATTCTTTGCTGGAAGAGCGTTACCAGCCTTCTCAGCTCCAGGCCAAAGCGAATGGTGTCACTTATGGAGACATCCAGGCAAAGGCCATGATTTTCTGTGATGGTGCCCAGACACCGCTGAACCCCTGGTTCAATGCAATCCCCTTCCTCCTGAACAAGGGTGAGGTGCTGACAGTGCGGGTACCGGGTTTTGAGACAGAGGATATTGTAAAGAGAAGTATATCAATGGTACCAGTACCGGGTCAAAACGACATCTACTGGGTAGGTGCTACTTTTGCCTGGGATTACCCGAATGAAAACCCAACTGCTGAAAAGCGGATTTTCCTGGAGAGTGGGCTCCGGCAGTTATTAAAGGTACCTTACGAGGTGCTGGATCACCAGGCGGCAATACGGCCAAGTGGCACAGATCGTCGTCCTATGCTGGGTATGCATCCTGAAATGCCCTCTCTTGGCTTATTTAACGGACTGGGAACCAAAGGTTCCAGCCTGGCACCTGCCATGGCGGCTCAAATGACAGCTCATTTGCTGCGGAATGCACCACTGGCGGCGGATACCGATATAAAACGGTTTTTTAACAGGTACAAAGATTAA